The following is a genomic window from Hydrogenobaculum sp. Y04AAS1.
TATGTATGGTTTTAATATTACTATTAAAAGCCCATAAACTATAGCTATTATAGTAACTACTCTTGGATTTGAAAGTTTTTTTAAAAAATTCATAATATTATTTTAGCACCGTCAAAGGCAGCTATAGTTTTTACATTTGTTTTATCTTCTATTTCTTTTGCCACATTCTCTGGACCAGCCTCAATCATGTCTGAAGCAAAATGAGTGATAATAGCCATTTTTGGTTTTACTATATTTATTATCTCAATGACATCATCTTTACAAAGATGGTCTATATTTTGCTTTTGTCTATAAAAAGTCGTATTTAAAATAAGCACTTCTACATTTTTTGGATAATACTCTACTATATGCGGTTCAAACTTTGCACATGGATGATATGCTATTATATCGTTAAAAACGATACCATACGTTATGGCACCATGGTGAGTATGCTTTTTCAATATATCCACTTTTAAGTCTTTCCACATATAGCTAGCCTTCTCTTTGAAAATAAAATGTTTATCAATTTTTTTGAGTATAAAATCTAATATAACTTTTGTGTTTCCATAAAAAGCATCTTCTGGTGCACCTATTGCTAATTGTTTATTGGATTCTTTTGTACCTACTTTAGCAGACTCAACCATCGTATTTATATCCGCCGAATGGTCTAAGTGAATATGAGAAAGGATAAATATATCCATATCCCAAGGTTTAAAACCAAGAGATAAAATATTTAAGAAGGCTCCAGGACCAGGGTCTATGTGAGCTGTTGTGTTTCTGGCTTTTATGATAAAACCACCTGATTTTCTTATATATTTAAAAGTAGAAACACGGCCCCCGGCCGTGCCTACAAAATATATTTCTATAAAAAATCTCCTTTCTGAGATATCATTCTTCTATTACTTCTGTAGATATAGCACCGCTTGGGCACTCATCCGTTACTTCTAAAACCGCATCTTGAAGCTCTGGCGGTACATCTGATTTAACAACTTCAGCTATACCGTCTCCGCGGTTTTTATATATCTCTGGAACCCTATCATAGCACACCTCACAGGCTGTGCATAGATCAGGGTCAACTATGGTTTTGACAATTTTTTCCATAACGAAATACCTCCTTAAAAATAGTCTTATTATAATATAACAATCTGTTAATTTTTGCTACCTTTTTAATCATGATAATGCATCAGCAATAACTTTACCTATAAAAGCTGGATTTTCTATCACAGTCACATTAGCTTCCTTCAAAGCCTTCATTTTAGATTCAGCTGTTCCCTTGCCACCGCTTATAATAGCGCCAGCATGCCCCATGCGTTTACCTGGCGGAGCCGTAATACCGGCTATATAAGCAAATACCGGTTTTTTAACGTTAGAGGCTATATATTCGGCTGCCTCTTCTTCTGATGTGCCGCCTATCTCGCCTATCATGAGTATAGCTTTTGTCTCTTGGTCTTCGTTAAACATAGCCACCACATCTTTGTGCGATAAACCATGTACTGGATCTCCTCCTATACCTATGGCGCTTGATTGGCCTATATTTAGGTTTGAAAGCTGAAAAGCCGCTTCGTAAGTCAAGGTACCACTTCTTGAGACTATACCAACGTTACCTTTTTTGAAAATATGCCCTGGCATAATCCCTACTTTTGCCTCTTGGGGTGTAATAGCCCCAGGACAATTTGGACCTATTAGCTTTGTATTGGGATAATTTTTCTTAAGATAGTATTTTACAGGTATCATATCTTTTACTGGTATACCTTCTGTTATACATATTATAAGCTCAATACCAGCATCTGCTGCTTCTACTATAGCATCTGCTGCAAAAGGTGGTGGGACAAAGATCAAAGAGCAGTTAGCTCCGGTGTTTTTCACCGCATTTTCTACCGTGT
Proteins encoded in this region:
- a CDS encoding ferredoxin, with translation MEKIVKTIVDPDLCTACEVCYDRVPEIYKNRGDGIAEVVKSDVPPELQDAVLEVTDECPSGAISTEVIEE
- a CDS encoding MBL fold metallo-hydrolase; translation: MSERRFFIEIYFVGTAGGRVSTFKYIRKSGGFIIKARNTTAHIDPGPGAFLNILSLGFKPWDMDIFILSHIHLDHSADINTMVESAKVGTKESNKQLAIGAPEDAFYGNTKVILDFILKKIDKHFIFKEKASYMWKDLKVDILKKHTHHGAITYGIVFNDIIAYHPCAKFEPHIVEYYPKNVEVLILNTTFYRQKQNIDHLCKDDVIEIINIVKPKMAIITHFASDMIEAGPENVAKEIEDKTNVKTIAAFDGAKIIL
- the sucD gene encoding succinate--CoA ligase subunit alpha — its product is MSILVNKNTKVVVQGITGKEGSFHAIQCKNYGTQVVAGVTPGKEGIEVEGIPVFNTVENAVKNTGANCSLIFVPPPFAADAIVEAADAGIELIICITEGIPVKDMIPVKYYLKKNYPNTKLIGPNCPGAITPQEAKVGIMPGHIFKKGNVGIVSRSGTLTYEAAFQLSNLNIGQSSAIGIGGDPVHGLSHKDVVAMFNEDQETKAILMIGEIGGTSEEEAAEYIASNVKKPVFAYIAGITAPPGKRMGHAGAIISGGKGTAESKMKALKEANVTVIENPAFIGKVIADALS